The Salegentibacter mishustinae genome includes a window with the following:
- the pckA gene encoding phosphoenolpyruvate carboxykinase (ATP), which yields MDVHTQTTKTISLENYGIKNARVHYQLSPEELHYDTIEHGLGTETNSGALAINTGEFTGRSPKDRFIVKDEVTREKVWWGEINIPFDPDKFDKLYAKVATYLSGKEIYARDAYACAEDKYRLNIRVVNEYPWSNMFAYNMFLRPEEKELKNFQEDWLILNAPGFKADPKVDGTRQENFAILNFSKKIALIGGTGYTGEIKKGIFSALNFILPVDRDTLPMHCSANVGEDGDTAIFFGLSGTGKTTLSADPNRKLIGDDEHGWTKENKIFNFEGGCYAKVINLTEENEPDIYRAIKPGAILENVVLDDEGNVDFADTSITQNTRVSYPIDHIDNIKVPSVGVNPKNIFFLTADAFGVLPPISKLTPGQAAYHFISGYTAKVAGTEAGINEPLPSFSACFGAPFMPLHPTKYAEMLSAKMKEAGVNVWLVNTGWTGGAYGTGNRMKLKYTRAMISAALNGELKDVEYTTHEVFGLKMPVNCPDVPAEVLNPKKTWEDKAAYDKKAGELSSSFKKNFEKFEEYANDEIMAGGPTSS from the coding sequence ATGGACGTACATACCCAAACTACGAAAACGATTTCGCTAGAAAATTACGGAATCAAAAACGCAAGGGTACATTACCAGTTATCTCCTGAAGAACTTCATTATGATACCATCGAACATGGCCTTGGAACTGAAACAAATTCTGGCGCTTTGGCAATTAATACTGGAGAGTTTACCGGGAGATCCCCAAAAGATCGCTTTATAGTAAAAGATGAGGTAACTCGCGAGAAAGTTTGGTGGGGAGAGATCAACATCCCTTTTGATCCAGATAAATTTGACAAGCTGTATGCTAAAGTTGCAACATATCTTTCTGGGAAAGAAATCTATGCACGAGATGCTTATGCTTGTGCGGAAGATAAATACCGCTTAAATATTAGGGTGGTAAACGAATATCCCTGGTCTAACATGTTTGCTTATAATATGTTTTTGAGACCCGAAGAAAAAGAGTTGAAGAACTTCCAGGAAGATTGGTTAATCCTGAATGCGCCTGGTTTTAAAGCAGATCCTAAAGTAGACGGTACCAGGCAAGAGAATTTTGCCATTCTTAATTTCAGCAAAAAAATTGCTTTAATTGGTGGCACCGGATATACCGGCGAGATCAAAAAAGGAATTTTTTCAGCTTTAAATTTTATACTTCCGGTAGATAGAGATACCCTACCAATGCATTGCTCGGCAAATGTTGGGGAAGATGGAGATACCGCGATATTTTTCGGCCTTTCCGGTACGGGTAAAACTACGCTCTCTGCAGACCCAAATAGAAAACTAATTGGAGACGATGAGCATGGTTGGACCAAAGAAAATAAAATCTTTAATTTTGAAGGAGGTTGCTACGCGAAAGTGATTAACCTAACCGAAGAAAACGAACCCGATATTTACAGGGCTATTAAACCCGGAGCCATTCTAGAAAATGTTGTTCTGGATGACGAAGGCAATGTAGATTTTGCTGATACCAGCATTACTCAAAATACAAGGGTGAGTTATCCAATAGATCATATAGATAACATAAAGGTGCCTTCGGTAGGTGTAAATCCAAAAAATATATTTTTCCTTACGGCTGATGCTTTTGGAGTTTTGCCTCCAATAAGCAAACTTACACCAGGCCAGGCTGCATATCATTTTATAAGTGGATATACGGCTAAAGTGGCGGGTACAGAAGCTGGAATTAACGAGCCTTTACCAAGCTTTTCAGCTTGTTTTGGTGCTCCTTTTATGCCTTTACATCCTACGAAATATGCCGAGATGTTAAGTGCAAAAATGAAAGAAGCCGGCGTGAACGTATGGTTGGTTAATACCGGGTGGACCGGGGGAGCTTATGGTACCGGAAACCGAATGAAGCTTAAGTACACTCGTGCTATGATTAGCGCTGCGCTCAATGGAGAGCTGAAAGACGTTGAATATACCACTCATGAAGTGTTTGGCTTAAAAATGCCTGTAAATTGTCCAGATGTTCCTGCTGAGGTTTTAAATCCTAAAAAAACCTGGGAAGATAAAGCGGCTTATGATAAAAAGGCGGGAGAACTTTCAAGCTCCTTTAAAAAGAACTTTGAAAAGTTTGAAGAATATGCCAATGATGAAATTATGGCCGGCGGGCCAACTTCCTCATAG
- a CDS encoding uroporphyrinogen-III synthase produces the protein MKVKTILVSQPEPKVENSPYFELEEKQKVKIDFIPFIHVEGVSSKEVRQQKVDLTKYSAIILTSRNAVDHFFRIAEELRFKVPDTLKYFCLSEAVAYYLQKYVVYRKRKIYVGKRTFADLSPLIKKYKNEKFLLPSSDMLKPDVPKTLDKLGVEWKQATFYKTVVSDLSNLRDVTYDILVFFSPSGIKSLFENFPDFEQNETKIAVFGNTTIKAAKEHGLTVNIKAPTPDTPSMTMALQKYIAEANKK, from the coding sequence ATGAAAGTGAAAACAATTTTGGTTTCCCAGCCCGAGCCTAAAGTAGAGAATTCTCCTTATTTTGAGCTTGAGGAAAAACAAAAAGTAAAAATTGATTTCATCCCTTTTATCCACGTAGAAGGTGTTTCTTCTAAAGAAGTACGCCAGCAAAAAGTAGATCTTACTAAGTATTCAGCTATTATCCTTACCAGCCGTAATGCCGTAGATCATTTTTTTAGAATTGCCGAGGAATTGAGGTTTAAGGTGCCAGATACCCTTAAATATTTTTGTTTGAGTGAAGCTGTAGCCTATTATTTACAGAAATATGTAGTTTACCGCAAGCGGAAAATCTATGTTGGCAAAAGAACTTTTGCCGATCTTTCTCCACTTATTAAGAAATATAAGAACGAGAAGTTTTTATTACCATCTTCTGATATGCTGAAGCCAGATGTTCCTAAAACCCTGGATAAATTAGGCGTTGAATGGAAGCAGGCTACATTTTACAAAACTGTAGTAAGCGATCTTTCTAACCTGCGTGACGTAACTTATGATATTTTGGTTTTCTTTAGCCCAAGCGGTATTAAATCACTATTCGAAAATTTTCCAGATTTTGAACAGAATGAAACTAAAATAGCGGTGTTTGGAAACACTACTATAAAGGCAGCTAAGGAACACGGACTAACCGTAAACATCAAGGCGCCAACACCAGATACTCCATCTATGACGATGGCATTGCAAAAATATATTGCTGAAGCAAATAAGAAATAA
- a CDS encoding DUF4271 domain-containing protein, with amino-acid sequence MCIKNLILEAVERHINSLDWITLTLMGAFLLLAIVKTAYPQRFEDFLSLLTSNKFMMFRGKKNKAFHPFNILLFFVHLISFSLLFYLFFNYFWEESSLEPVFLFIRIATAYASFVLLKFGLEKIVGNVFDLDAQIDSYLYQKISYRNFIGLILLIPSLIFIYTFTPTAFTLYSLLGILVLTNIFSLLLIYRKNQSLITGNWFYFILYLCALEIAPYIILYKLITI; translated from the coding sequence ATTTGCATAAAAAATTTAATCCTGGAAGCTGTAGAAAGACATATTAATTCACTAGACTGGATCACCCTTACTTTAATGGGTGCATTCTTGCTATTAGCCATTGTGAAAACCGCATATCCACAGCGTTTCGAAGATTTTCTTTCACTGCTTACTTCAAACAAATTTATGATGTTTAGGGGAAAGAAGAACAAAGCTTTTCATCCTTTTAACATTTTGCTTTTCTTTGTTCATCTCATCTCTTTTTCCCTGCTTTTTTATCTGTTTTTTAATTACTTCTGGGAAGAATCTTCTTTAGAACCGGTCTTCCTCTTTATAAGAATCGCCACTGCTTATGCTAGTTTTGTCTTACTTAAATTTGGCCTGGAAAAAATAGTTGGGAACGTTTTTGATTTAGATGCACAGATAGATTCTTACCTATACCAAAAAATAAGTTACCGCAATTTTATAGGACTTATTTTGTTAATTCCCAGTTTAATATTCATCTATACCTTTACTCCTACTGCCTTTACCCTATACAGTCTATTGGGTATTTTAGTCCTAACCAATATATTTAGCCTGTTATTGATTTACAGAAAAAATCAAAGTCTTATTACAGGTAATTGGTTTTATTTTATTTTGTACCTTTGCGCTCTCGAAATTGCCCCTTATATTATTTTGTACAAGCTAATTACAATTTAA
- a CDS encoding polyprenol monophosphomannose synthase, which yields MVKGIVIVPTFNEIENIERLVRNVFSQQKEFHILVVDDNSPDGTATRVRTLQAEFHDNLFLEERMGKLGLGTAYIHGFKWALQRDYEYVFEMDADFSHNPNDLVRLFNTCKRNDADVAIGSRYVTGVNVINWPMSRVLLSWLASKYVRFITGMDIHDTTAGFVCYKRKVLETIDLDSIQFVGYAFQIEMKFKAYLLKYRLEEVPVIFTDRTRGTSKMSGSIISEAIFGVIIMKIKSLFKQIKLK from the coding sequence ATGGTAAAGGGGATAGTCATTGTACCCACCTTTAATGAAATTGAAAACATTGAGAGACTGGTTAGAAATGTGTTTTCTCAACAAAAAGAATTTCATATTTTGGTGGTAGATGATAACTCTCCAGATGGTACCGCAACCCGTGTAAGAACATTGCAAGCTGAGTTTCACGATAATCTTTTCCTGGAAGAAAGAATGGGAAAGCTTGGTTTGGGAACAGCTTATATTCACGGTTTTAAATGGGCGCTGCAAAGGGATTACGAGTATGTTTTTGAGATGGATGCCGATTTTTCTCATAATCCCAACGATCTTGTTAGATTGTTCAATACCTGCAAAAGGAACGATGCCGATGTGGCTATAGGTTCTCGCTATGTTACGGGTGTTAATGTGATTAACTGGCCTATGAGTAGGGTTTTGTTATCCTGGCTGGCATCTAAATATGTAAGATTTATTACCGGAATGGATATCCATGATACCACGGCCGGTTTTGTTTGTTATAAACGAAAAGTGCTAGAGACAATAGATTTGGATAGTATTCAGTTTGTAGGTTATGCTTTCCAGATAGAAATGAAGTTTAAGGCATATTTGCTGAAATATAGATTAGAAGAAGTTCCCGTGATATTTACAGATAGAACCCGGGGAACTTCAAAAATGAGTGGCTCCATAATTTCTGAAGCTATTTTTGGGGTAATAATAATGAAGATTAAAAGTCTTTTTAAGCAGATTAAATTGAAATGA
- a CDS encoding dihydroorotase has product MKKVLIKNAKIVNEGKITEADVFIEGGIIVEIAESISAKSPDVQIFDAEGTHLLPGVIDDQVHFREPGLTHKENIEMGSRAAVAGGITSFIEMPNTIPQTTTIEKLEEKFKLAEAKSYANYSFMFGGTNDNLEEILKVDPKTTAALKLFLGSSTGNMLVDDEKVLEQIFSKSPLLIAVHCEDEETIQKNLQEYTERYGDDIPIEEHPNIRSEEACYKSSSRAVALAKKTGARLHVFHVSTEKELSLFSNKKKLKDKKITAEVCIHHLWFNDSDYKKKGTLIKWNPAVKTEKDQEALMKALNNDLLDVVATDHAPHTKEEKKNVYTKAPSGGPLVQHSLAAMLQFYHQEKISLEKIVEKMCHNPAILFQIKDRGFIREGYKADLVLVDLNAPWSVQPDNIQYKCGWSPFEGVTFKSRVTHTFVNGNLVYRNFKHQPFAKVAERLQFDR; this is encoded by the coding sequence ATGAAGAAGGTCTTAATCAAGAACGCGAAGATTGTAAATGAGGGTAAAATTACTGAAGCCGATGTTTTTATTGAAGGTGGCATAATTGTAGAAATTGCCGAAAGCATTAGCGCTAAATCTCCAGATGTACAAATCTTTGATGCTGAAGGCACACACTTGCTGCCCGGCGTGATAGACGATCAGGTGCATTTTAGAGAACCCGGGCTAACCCATAAGGAAAATATAGAAATGGGTTCTCGCGCGGCAGTTGCCGGAGGAATCACTTCTTTTATAGAAATGCCTAATACCATTCCACAAACTACTACCATAGAAAAACTGGAAGAAAAATTTAAGTTGGCTGAAGCGAAATCTTATGCCAACTACTCTTTTATGTTTGGTGGTACTAATGATAACCTGGAAGAAATTCTAAAGGTAGATCCAAAAACTACCGCAGCTTTAAAACTGTTTTTAGGTTCTTCCACCGGAAATATGCTGGTAGATGACGAAAAGGTTTTGGAGCAGATCTTCTCTAAATCTCCATTGCTTATCGCGGTGCATTGTGAAGACGAAGAAACGATACAAAAAAATCTTCAGGAATACACAGAGCGTTATGGTGATGATATTCCAATTGAAGAGCATCCAAATATAAGAAGCGAAGAAGCTTGCTATAAATCTTCTTCCCGTGCAGTGGCTTTAGCTAAAAAGACCGGGGCAAGATTGCACGTTTTTCACGTTTCTACAGAAAAGGAACTGAGTTTATTCAGCAACAAGAAAAAGCTTAAAGATAAAAAGATCACTGCAGAGGTTTGTATTCACCATCTTTGGTTCAATGATTCCGATTATAAGAAAAAAGGAACTTTGATTAAATGGAATCCTGCGGTGAAAACCGAGAAAGATCAGGAAGCTTTAATGAAAGCTTTAAATAACGATTTGCTTGATGTTGTGGCTACAGATCACGCCCCACATACTAAGGAAGAAAAGAAGAATGTTTATACTAAAGCTCCAAGTGGAGGCCCGCTGGTACAGCATTCCCTTGCTGCAATGCTACAATTCTATCATCAGGAAAAAATTTCTTTAGAGAAGATTGTAGAAAAAATGTGTCATAATCCAGCTATTTTATTCCAGATAAAAGATCGCGGATTTATTAGAGAAGGTTATAAAGCCGATTTGGTACTGGTAGATCTAAACGCGCCCTGGTCGGTGCAACCAGATAATATTCAGTATAAATGTGGCTGGTCTCCTTTTGAAGGCGTGACCTTTAAATCTCGAGTAACGCACACATTCGTGAATGGAAATTTAGTATACAGGAACTTCAAGCATCAACCATTTGCAAAAGTGGCAGAGCGTTTGCAGTTTGATAGATAA
- a CDS encoding DUF4296 domain-containing protein — translation MFKKIILLFSLTVVFVACQDIEKSEKPEDLISEDKMVDVITEISLLQSARNFNKRIFENTGIEGQEYVFEKYNIDSLQFKRSNDYYADNYEIYQRIYDSVKQGFERMKVKLDTLQKKEQRLKDSIAEAKRDSLRKVKDSLNPKEQREIERISDSIINEKDSLNNLVKDSLPNPMSRN, via the coding sequence ATGTTTAAAAAAATCATTTTACTTTTTAGTCTCACCGTGGTCTTTGTCGCGTGTCAGGATATTGAAAAATCTGAAAAGCCGGAAGATCTTATTTCTGAAGATAAAATGGTAGATGTAATTACTGAGATTTCCCTGCTCCAGTCAGCTAGAAATTTTAATAAGCGTATTTTTGAAAACACCGGGATTGAAGGCCAGGAATATGTTTTTGAGAAATATAATATAGATAGTCTTCAATTTAAACGCAGCAACGATTATTACGCTGATAATTATGAAATTTATCAGCGTATTTATGACAGTGTAAAACAGGGCTTTGAAAGAATGAAAGTTAAGCTGGATACTCTTCAAAAGAAGGAACAGCGGCTTAAAGATTCTATTGCTGAAGCTAAACGGGACTCTTTAAGGAAAGTGAAAGATTCTTTAAATCCTAAAGAGCAGCGGGAAATTGAGAGAATTTCAGATTCTATTATAAACGAAAAAGATTCGCTAAATAATTTGGTGAAAGATAGCCTTCCTAATCCAATGTCCAGGAATTAA
- a CDS encoding NAD-dependent epimerase/dehydratase family protein: MILVTGGTGLVGSHLLLNLLKAGKKVRALHRKNSDLAAVEHVFNYYTSTEEAKSLFQQIEWFEADITNIPQLNVAFKNIQYVYHCAALVSFDPADDKKLRKINIEGTAKIVNLCIAFKVEKLCYVSSVAALGKSLNNKEINERSTWNPEDDHSDYAISKYGAEIETWRGTQEGVPTVIVKPGVIIGPGFWEEGTGKIFSKIDKGMNYHFPKIAGFVGVKDVVDVMQKIMQAEIANEDYILVSENLSFKTVFELTATELGKPKPQKSLKKWMLWFGWFFQKIGGFFGAKRNITKNTVNTLFQHAVYNNEKIKGSIGFEFTPMQKVIAETAKCYKKDKA; this comes from the coding sequence ATGATTTTAGTTACAGGCGGCACCGGACTTGTAGGTTCACATTTATTGCTGAATTTATTAAAAGCCGGCAAAAAAGTTAGAGCCCTTCATCGAAAAAACAGCGACCTCGCGGCGGTTGAGCACGTTTTCAACTATTATACTTCTACTGAAGAAGCCAAAAGCCTATTCCAACAAATTGAATGGTTTGAAGCCGATATTACCAACATACCTCAACTCAACGTAGCATTTAAAAACATACAATATGTTTATCATTGTGCAGCCCTGGTTTCTTTTGATCCTGCAGATGATAAAAAACTTAGAAAAATTAATATTGAAGGTACCGCAAAAATCGTAAACCTATGTATTGCCTTTAAAGTTGAGAAATTGTGTTATGTAAGTAGTGTTGCTGCGCTTGGAAAAAGCTTAAACAACAAAGAAATTAACGAACGTAGCACGTGGAATCCTGAAGACGACCATAGCGACTATGCAATTTCTAAATATGGTGCCGAAATTGAAACCTGGCGAGGTACGCAGGAAGGAGTTCCAACCGTAATTGTAAAACCGGGAGTAATTATTGGTCCCGGGTTTTGGGAAGAAGGTACCGGCAAAATCTTCTCAAAAATTGACAAGGGAATGAATTACCACTTCCCTAAAATTGCCGGGTTCGTGGGCGTGAAAGATGTAGTAGACGTGATGCAGAAAATTATGCAGGCTGAGATTGCAAATGAAGATTATATTTTAGTTTCAGAAAATCTTAGTTTTAAAACTGTTTTTGAGCTAACAGCAACCGAATTGGGCAAACCAAAACCCCAAAAATCCTTAAAAAAATGGATGCTCTGGTTTGGCTGGTTCTTTCAGAAAATTGGTGGATTTTTTGGCGCAAAAAGGAATATCACGAAAAATACGGTAAATACCCTATTTCAACATGCCGTGTATAATAATGAAAAAATAAAAGGAAGTATTGGTTTTGAATTTACGCCCATGCAAAAAGTAATTGCTGAAACGGCTAAATGCTATAAAAAAGATAAGGCTTAA
- the tyrS gene encoding tyrosine--tRNA ligase, producing the protein MNKNFVEELTWRGMLHDVMPGTEEHLKEGMRGAYVGIDPTADSLHIGHLVSVMMLRHFQLCGHKPFALIGGATGMIGDPSGKSAERNLLDEKTLRHNQQSIKNQLSKFLEFGKEEENAAVMVNNYDWMKNFSFLEFIRDVGKHITVNYMMAKDSVKKRLSSDAAEGMSFTEFTYQLVQGYDFLHLFRENDCTLQMGGSDQWGNITTGTEMIRRVANGKGYALTCPLITKADGTKFGKTEGGNVWLDPKRTSPYKFYQYWLNTSDVDAEKYIKIFTLLSKAEIEKIVEEHKEAPHLRALQKTLAEEITVMVHSQEDYENAVKASEVLFGKSTADDLKSLDEATFLDVFEGVPQAEIAKAEIENGLDMIGALSAKTNFLQSNGEARRALKENSVSVNKEKVKEDYTITANDLINGKYVIINKGKKNTYIIRTV; encoded by the coding sequence ATGAATAAGAACTTTGTAGAAGAATTAACCTGGAGAGGCATGTTGCACGATGTGATGCCGGGCACCGAAGAACATTTAAAAGAAGGAATGCGCGGCGCTTATGTGGGGATAGATCCAACAGCCGATTCGCTACATATTGGCCACTTAGTGAGTGTAATGATGCTTAGGCATTTTCAGCTTTGTGGGCATAAACCTTTTGCATTAATTGGTGGTGCTACGGGAATGATTGGTGATCCTTCAGGAAAATCTGCAGAACGAAATTTGCTTGATGAAAAAACTTTACGTCATAACCAGCAGTCTATAAAAAATCAACTTTCTAAATTTTTGGAGTTTGGGAAGGAAGAGGAAAATGCTGCGGTAATGGTTAATAATTACGACTGGATGAAAAATTTCAGTTTCCTGGAATTTATTCGCGATGTAGGGAAGCACATTACCGTAAATTATATGATGGCGAAAGATTCGGTTAAAAAGCGTTTGTCTTCTGATGCTGCCGAGGGAATGTCGTTTACCGAATTTACCTACCAGTTAGTACAAGGTTACGATTTTCTGCATTTGTTCAGGGAAAATGATTGTACCCTGCAAATGGGCGGAAGCGACCAGTGGGGGAATATTACTACGGGAACCGAAATGATTAGGCGTGTGGCCAATGGAAAAGGTTATGCTTTAACCTGCCCCTTAATTACAAAAGCCGATGGTACTAAATTTGGGAAAACCGAAGGCGGAAATGTTTGGTTGGATCCTAAGCGTACCTCGCCTTATAAATTCTACCAGTACTGGTTAAACACCAGTGATGTTGATGCTGAAAAATATATTAAGATCTTTACCTTATTAAGTAAAGCTGAAATAGAAAAAATTGTTGAGGAGCATAAAGAAGCACCTCATTTACGTGCGCTTCAAAAAACTTTGGCTGAAGAAATTACCGTGATGGTGCATTCACAAGAGGATTATGAAAATGCTGTAAAAGCTTCTGAAGTACTCTTTGGTAAAAGTACCGCTGATGATTTAAAATCTTTAGACGAGGCTACTTTTTTAGACGTTTTTGAAGGTGTACCTCAAGCTGAAATTGCCAAAGCTGAAATAGAAAATGGTTTGGATATGATTGGAGCTTTATCGGCTAAAACCAATTTCTTACAATCCAACGGTGAAGCTAGAAGGGCGCTTAAGGAAAATTCTGTTTCTGTAAATAAAGAAAAGGTAAAAGAGGATTATACTATTACCGCTAATGATCTTATTAATGGTAAATACGTAATTATTAATAAGGGAAAGAAGAATACTTATATTATTAGAACGGTTTAG
- a CDS encoding LuxE/PaaK family acyltransferase: MLAERIFNISTQKDFNEITLEVFSYQFQHNPVYREFCQLLKRNPKNVSRVEEIPFLPIEFFKKKKIISSEKTPEIIFTSSGTTGSATSKHYVTDLNVYEKSFLKAFEIFYGNPEEIVILALLPSYLERRGSSLIYMADSLIKRSKHPESGFYLDDLEALQHKLKELDKTGKKILLLGVSFALLNLVETYNFDLKNTTIMETGGMKGRRKEMIREELHQILTEGFGVNKIHSEYGMTELLSQSYSKGNGVFETPPWMKILIRDPEDALVYLPKHKTGGINVIDLANFNSCSFIATQDLARQINDDSTEILGRFDNSDIRGCNLLIL, encoded by the coding sequence ATGTTAGCTGAAAGAATTTTTAATATTTCTACTCAGAAAGATTTTAATGAAATTACTCTTGAAGTTTTTTCCTATCAGTTTCAACACAATCCTGTTTACCGCGAATTTTGCCAATTATTAAAACGAAACCCGAAAAACGTTTCCAGGGTCGAAGAGATTCCATTTCTACCTATAGAATTCTTTAAAAAGAAGAAAATTATTTCTTCCGAAAAAACTCCTGAGATAATTTTTACCAGCAGCGGCACTACCGGTTCTGCTACCAGCAAACATTACGTAACCGACCTAAATGTATATGAAAAAAGCTTTTTAAAGGCTTTTGAAATTTTCTACGGAAATCCTGAGGAAATAGTTATTCTGGCCTTGCTACCTTCTTATTTAGAACGCCGGGGCTCTTCGCTAATCTATATGGCCGATAGTTTAATAAAGCGCAGCAAACATCCCGAAAGCGGCTTTTATTTAGATGACCTTGAAGCTTTACAACATAAACTTAAAGAATTAGACAAAACCGGGAAGAAGATTCTTCTCCTGGGTGTTTCATTCGCCTTACTGAATTTAGTAGAAACTTACAATTTCGACTTAAAAAACACCACAATTATGGAAACCGGCGGAATGAAGGGCCGTCGAAAAGAAATGATTAGGGAAGAATTGCATCAAATTCTTACCGAAGGATTTGGAGTAAACAAAATCCATAGTGAATATGGAATGACCGAATTACTTTCGCAATCTTATTCTAAAGGCAACGGAGTTTTTGAAACTCCGCCGTGGATGAAAATTCTTATACGTGATCCCGAAGATGCCCTTGTTTATCTCCCAAAACACAAGACTGGTGGCATAAACGTGATAGACCTGGCCAATTTTAACTCTTGTTCATTTATCGCAACTCAAGATTTAGCTAGACAAATAAATGATGACAGCACAGAAATTCTTGGAAGATTTGATAATAGCGATATTCGGGGATGCAACCTTTTAATCCTATAA
- a CDS encoding T9SS type A sorting domain-containing protein has translation MKQYYFYSFIIAVFLTFSAPNAVYAQETTSSGNKTEIPIEGLSIYPNPVTNGKVYISTSNNKEKDIQIYNVLGKPVQRTKLRGRELDVSNLSAGIYILKIKEEKATATRKLVVR, from the coding sequence ATGAAGCAATACTACTTCTATAGTTTCATAATAGCTGTTTTCCTCACATTTTCTGCGCCAAACGCAGTTTATGCCCAGGAGACTACTAGCTCGGGGAATAAAACCGAAATTCCCATAGAGGGCCTATCTATTTATCCAAACCCGGTAACCAACGGGAAAGTTTATATCAGCACTTCCAACAATAAAGAAAAGGATATCCAGATTTATAATGTTTTAGGAAAACCTGTTCAACGCACTAAGTTAAGGGGAAGAGAGCTCGATGTTTCTAACCTAAGCGCAGGGATCTACATTTTAAAAATTAAAGAAGAAAAAGCTACCGCTACAAGAAAGTTGGTGGTAAGATAA